One window of the Niallia circulans genome contains the following:
- a CDS encoding PTS sugar transporter subunit IIB — MKILCVCGLGQGTSLILRINVENVLRQMGIDADVENTDVSSASAERPDFIITSNELSQSLAGHSSKIIIVNNYFDTTEIKAALEANIV; from the coding sequence ATGAAAATTTTATGCGTATGTGGATTAGGACAAGGAACAAGCTTGATTTTAAGAATAAATGTAGAAAATGTGCTGCGCCAAATGGGGATAGACGCAGATGTAGAGAATACAGACGTTTCCAGTGCTTCTGCCGAGCGTCCTGACTTTATCATTACAAGTAATGAACTATCCCAGTCATTAGCAGGACATTCCTCTAAAATCATTATCGTTAATAATTACTTTGATACAACTGAAATTAAAGCAGCTCTTGAAGCAAATATCGTTTAA
- a CDS encoding PTS sugar transporter subunit IIA has protein sequence MKFLEKSLIALDVEAGSPEEAIISTGKLLMNSKLVEETYIHAMVRSFQTNGPYFVLAPNIALPHARPEDGVKEACVSFVRLKTPVKFGHSFNDPVRLVFALGASSSTEHVTVLQKLTALLSDQENVEKLLNAQSYEEIKPLIGGQI, from the coding sequence ATGAAATTTTTGGAGAAATCTCTAATTGCTTTAGATGTAGAAGCTGGATCACCGGAAGAGGCTATTATTAGCACGGGGAAGCTTCTAATGAATAGTAAACTTGTTGAAGAAACTTATATACATGCTATGGTGCGTTCATTTCAAACAAATGGCCCTTATTTTGTTCTTGCGCCAAATATAGCGCTACCTCACGCAAGACCAGAAGATGGTGTGAAAGAGGCATGTGTATCATTTGTCAGACTAAAGACACCAGTTAAATTTGGTCATTCTTTTAACGATCCAGTGAGGTTAGTATTCGCTTTAGGTGCTTCCTCTAGTACTGAGCATGTTACCGTGCTGCAAAAATTAACGGCACTTCTATCAGATCAAGAAAATGTAGAAAAACTGCTGAATGCACAAAGCTATGAAGAGATTAAACCATTAATAGGAGGACAAATCTAA
- a CDS encoding BglG family transcription antiterminator gives MSLDKRSTAILMQLIHADSYMSVEELTEKLNVSRRTIYYDIEKINDWLESLGIDKVKKVRSAGFILADQVKKLIPTNIKRVQAWHYEYSQDERKAWIAIYILMGGKRYFLEDLMEKTRVSRTTTIEDIKSLKADIRSFHLHLDFERKQGYTISGDETEVRRAIGYYLSIAIPVQNHHSLVAALQIQLSDAKNSEQLLTLLKQVYHLLFQSEKELNIKFTDNMLYSLSLRFMLFSMRIAQEQYIKMDEVEKEVLRNTKAFLVAKQICRELQRIFQTTFPEDEQIYLTTYLLGARVNYSEEDLNDNILSEELMKVAKIMTNQFQILACTLFDDQETLVKNLVLHLKPAFYRVKYGLDVEKNIVDSVKSQFEEVYFLTQKVIEPFEKLIGKQLPENEIAYISFHFGGCLRRAGTTLISRKKALVVCANGIGTSQILKQQLEGLFSTIDITDSVSVRDYEEKNYHVDLIFSTTAIQKKDTPVFIVSSILSDAEKESLLKKVNAIFNSTQKQHLATNRIIDVVERYATIHQKDELMKELRQYLNSPDMTITEAYKPNLFDVLKEEHIQTTLNVPNWKSAIKLAARSLIEGEYITEAYRDAMISKIEEYGPYIVISPKVAIPHAKPEDGVKKLGISLLKLEEAVSFSNDEKHDVSLIITLAPLDQESHLRALSQLTGLFSKKDTVNRLIKLQTAQDIYQYMKQSLIDQQLVN, from the coding sequence ATGTCATTAGATAAACGCAGTACTGCGATATTAATGCAACTCATCCATGCAGACTCGTATATGTCTGTGGAAGAATTAACAGAGAAATTAAATGTTTCCCGCCGAACCATCTATTATGATATAGAGAAAATAAATGACTGGCTCGAAAGCCTTGGAATCGACAAGGTGAAAAAAGTGCGGAGTGCGGGATTTATTCTTGCAGATCAAGTGAAAAAGCTTATTCCAACCAATATAAAGAGAGTACAAGCCTGGCATTATGAATATTCACAAGATGAACGCAAGGCATGGATTGCTATTTATATCTTAATGGGTGGAAAACGATATTTTTTGGAAGACCTAATGGAAAAAACTAGAGTTAGTAGAACGACTACTATTGAAGATATTAAATCTTTAAAAGCTGACATTCGCTCTTTTCATCTTCATTTGGATTTTGAGCGGAAGCAAGGATACACCATATCAGGGGATGAAACGGAAGTTCGGAGAGCAATTGGCTATTATTTATCGATTGCCATCCCCGTCCAAAACCACCATTCATTAGTAGCTGCTCTACAAATTCAACTTAGCGATGCCAAAAACAGTGAGCAACTTTTAACATTGCTAAAACAGGTTTATCATTTACTGTTCCAAAGCGAAAAAGAATTAAATATTAAGTTTACCGATAATATGCTTTACAGCTTAAGTTTGCGATTTATGTTATTTAGCATGAGAATAGCGCAAGAACAATATATAAAAATGGATGAAGTGGAAAAGGAAGTATTACGGAACACGAAAGCATTTTTGGTTGCAAAACAAATTTGCAGGGAACTCCAACGTATATTCCAAACAACCTTTCCTGAAGATGAGCAGATTTACTTAACCACTTACTTATTAGGGGCACGAGTTAATTATTCGGAAGAAGATTTAAATGATAATATCCTTTCAGAAGAATTAATGAAGGTTGCCAAAATAATGACGAATCAATTTCAAATCCTTGCCTGTACCTTATTCGATGATCAGGAAACACTGGTGAAAAATCTTGTTCTTCATTTAAAACCTGCTTTTTATCGAGTCAAATATGGACTTGATGTCGAAAAAAATATTGTTGACTCTGTTAAATCCCAATTTGAAGAGGTGTACTTCCTCACACAGAAAGTAATTGAGCCCTTCGAAAAGTTAATTGGGAAGCAGCTACCAGAAAATGAAATCGCTTATATTTCTTTTCACTTTGGAGGCTGCTTACGGAGAGCTGGGACAACATTAATTTCTAGAAAGAAAGCATTAGTCGTGTGTGCAAATGGGATTGGCACCTCTCAAATATTAAAACAGCAATTAGAAGGGTTATTCTCAACAATCGATATTACTGATTCTGTTTCCGTTAGAGATTATGAGGAGAAGAACTATCATGTTGATCTTATCTTTTCCACAACAGCGATTCAGAAAAAGGACACTCCAGTTTTTATCGTCAGTTCTATTCTATCGGATGCCGAAAAGGAAAGCTTATTAAAAAAGGTAAACGCTATCTTTAATAGCACGCAAAAGCAGCATCTTGCGACAAATAGAATTATCGATGTGGTGGAGCGATATGCAACGATACATCAAAAAGACGAGTTAATGAAGGAATTAAGACAATATTTAAATAGTCCAGATATGACGATAACCGAAGCCTATAAACCAAACTTATTTGATGTTTTAAAAGAAGAGCATATCCAGACAACTTTAAATGTTCCAAATTGGAAATCAGCTATTAAATTAGCGGCTCGCTCCCTGATAGAAGGCGAATATATTACGGAAGCATACCGAGATGCGATGATTTCAAAAATTGAAGAGTATGGACCTTATATTGTTATTTCACCAAAGGTAGCGATTCCTCATGCTAAACCAGAAGATGGCGTCAAAAAACTAGGCATCAGTTTATTGAAACTGGAAGAAGCTGTTTCTTTTTCAAATGATGAAAAGCATGATGTTTCCTTAATCATTACATTGGCTCCTTTGGATCAAGAATCACATCTCAGGGCTTTATCCCAATTAACAGGATTATTTTCCAAAAAAGACACAGTGAACAGATTAATCAAACTTCAAACAGCACAGGATATCTATCAATATATGAAACAATCCTTAATTGATCAGCAATTGGTTAACTAA
- a CDS encoding ferredoxin has product MAKYVMVDKDTCIACGACGAAAPEIFDYDEEGLSEVMIDHNTGTVALADELYDDLLDAVDGCPTGSILVENCPFGEES; this is encoded by the coding sequence ATGGCTAAATATGTAATGGTTGATAAGGATACATGTATTGCGTGCGGAGCATGTGGAGCAGCGGCCCCAGAGATTTTTGATTACGATGAGGAAGGATTATCAGAGGTGATGATAGATCATAATACAGGAACAGTAGCGTTAGCAGATGAATTATATGATGATTTATTAGATGCAGTTGATGGGTGTCCGACTGGGTCTATTTTGGTAGAGAATTGTCCGTTTGGTGAGGAGAGTTGA